One region of Priestia megaterium genomic DNA includes:
- a CDS encoding phospholipase D family protein — MKKHVKKKIVRILVSLLVVLIIVGSYHTHKPLPKGVSYESKPHKVEDVFLLSDLTYQDQQTSVSEQHIFQAVTNAIDDAKAFIIMDMFLFNGYYNQGETFPHLSDTLASKLIEKKRKHPTIEIVFITDEINTTYGSHDSKWLDSLRLNGIKVVQTNLSKLRDSIPLYSSVWRTFVQWFGEKGTGWITNPFGNNAPNVTARAYFKLLNVKANHRKVVATDQSVIISSANPHDASFYNSNMAFEVKGNIIGDVVKSEQAVSDFSYGGDLPRYKKKEKEKGDLYVQLLTEGKIYKHVLHDLRHAKKGDDVWLGMFYLGDRDVIKALLKASEQGANVRLILDPNENAFGRKKFGLPNRPVAAELVKKSKGDIKVRWYHTGKEQYHPKTLFIRNKRKAMIIAGAANFTKRNLDDLNLETDIKVSGPPNKKVMTELNAYFDRLWTNKDYTYTLPYKRYENKMTRLETLIYRIQDALSLTTY, encoded by the coding sequence GTGAAAAAGCACGTGAAAAAGAAAATAGTAAGGATTTTGGTCAGTTTACTTGTCGTTTTGATTATTGTGGGCTCTTATCACACGCATAAGCCCTTGCCTAAAGGAGTTTCATACGAAAGTAAGCCTCACAAAGTAGAAGATGTATTTCTTTTATCGGACCTAACGTATCAAGACCAACAGACGTCGGTTTCCGAACAACATATTTTTCAAGCAGTTACGAATGCGATTGATGACGCAAAAGCTTTTATTATTATGGATATGTTTCTATTTAATGGCTACTATAACCAAGGTGAAACGTTTCCTCACCTTAGTGATACACTTGCAAGTAAGCTGATTGAAAAGAAACGAAAACATCCTACTATCGAAATCGTCTTTATTACAGATGAAATCAATACAACCTACGGCTCACATGATTCAAAGTGGTTAGATTCACTGCGGCTAAACGGAATCAAAGTGGTGCAAACCAATTTATCTAAGCTCAGAGACTCCATTCCACTATATTCTTCAGTGTGGAGAACTTTTGTTCAGTGGTTTGGTGAAAAAGGAACTGGATGGATCACGAATCCTTTCGGAAATAATGCGCCTAACGTGACGGCCCGTGCTTATTTTAAGTTGTTAAATGTAAAAGCTAATCACAGAAAAGTAGTAGCAACCGATCAAAGCGTTATTATCTCCTCTGCCAATCCTCATGATGCAAGCTTTTATAATTCCAACATGGCCTTTGAAGTAAAAGGGAATATCATTGGAGATGTTGTAAAAAGCGAACAAGCCGTGTCTGATTTTTCTTACGGAGGAGATTTACCTCGGTATAAGAAGAAAGAAAAAGAAAAGGGAGACCTCTATGTTCAGCTGTTAACAGAAGGCAAAATTTATAAGCACGTATTACATGATTTACGTCATGCTAAAAAAGGCGACGATGTGTGGCTTGGCATGTTTTATCTTGGAGATCGAGACGTAATAAAGGCGCTTTTGAAAGCTTCCGAACAAGGGGCAAACGTACGATTAATTTTAGACCCTAATGAAAATGCGTTCGGAAGAAAAAAGTTCGGACTGCCTAACCGTCCAGTCGCAGCAGAACTTGTGAAAAAATCTAAAGGCGATATTAAAGTTCGCTGGTATCATACGGGAAAAGAGCAGTATCATCCCAAAACTTTATTTATTCGAAACAAAAGAAAGGCAATGATTATTGCAGGAGCAGCAAATTTCACAAAACGAAATTTGGATGATTTGAACTTAGAAACGGATATTAAAGTATCAGGACCTCCTAACAAAAAGGTTATGACGGAACTAAACGCTTATTTTGACCGCCTATGGACAAATAAAGACTACACATACACACTTCCTTATAAAAGGTATGAAAATAAGATGACGAGGCTGGAAACACTGATATATCGTATTCAAGATGCGCTTAGTCTTACAACATATTGA
- the plsY gene encoding glycerol-3-phosphate 1-O-acyltransferase PlsY, whose translation MNYLLPILAYILGSIPFGLVVGKLGYGIDIREHGSGNLGGTNSFRTLGVKAGIIVTLGDILKGTLAASLPLLFDTNQNILFIGLFAVIGHIFPIFAKFKGGKAVATSAGVILCYEPLLFVFVLLCFFICLYITKYVSLSSMVTGVLTFIYTLFKQDYMLIMIIGVIVAFVIYRHRANITRILNKTEPKVTFLSGKKK comes from the coding sequence ATGAATTATTTATTACCTATTCTTGCCTATATCTTGGGCTCTATTCCTTTTGGACTAGTTGTTGGAAAACTAGGATACGGCATCGATATACGAGAGCATGGAAGTGGCAATTTAGGCGGCACCAACTCATTTCGTACATTGGGTGTAAAAGCCGGAATTATCGTTACACTTGGAGACATTCTAAAAGGCACCCTAGCAGCTTCTTTACCGCTTTTATTTGATACAAATCAAAACATTCTCTTCATTGGTTTATTTGCTGTCATTGGTCATATTTTTCCTATTTTCGCGAAATTTAAAGGCGGGAAAGCTGTTGCCACATCCGCCGGAGTGATTTTATGTTATGAACCTCTTTTATTTGTTTTCGTGCTATTATGTTTTTTTATCTGCTTATACATAACGAAGTATGTATCACTGTCATCAATGGTTACTGGGGTATTAACCTTTATCTACACGCTATTTAAACAAGACTACATGCTTATTATGATTATTGGTGTAATTGTAGCCTTTGTCATTTACAGACACCGCGCAAACATTACGCGAATTCTTAACAAAACAGAACCGAAAGTCACATTTTTATCAGGTAAAAAGAAATAA
- a CDS encoding CoA-binding protein, with product MSIKIPSRQELGKILKKSKRIAVVGLSDNPHRTSYMVSEAMQQQGYEIIPVNPTINSALGVKAVSSLKEIEGHIDIVNVFRRSEHLLEVAEEFLEVDADVFWAQSGLINEEAYDLLAKKGYTVVMDRCIKVEHALTK from the coding sequence ATGTCCATTAAAATTCCTTCCCGTCAAGAGCTTGGTAAAATATTAAAAAAAAGCAAGCGCATTGCTGTAGTAGGTTTATCAGATAATCCTCATCGAACGTCTTATATGGTTTCAGAAGCCATGCAGCAGCAAGGTTACGAGATAATTCCGGTGAACCCAACAATCAACTCAGCGCTCGGCGTAAAAGCCGTATCTTCATTAAAAGAAATTGAAGGGCATATTGATATCGTTAATGTATTTCGTCGCTCTGAGCATTTGCTTGAAGTTGCAGAAGAGTTTTTAGAAGTAGATGCAGACGTATTTTGGGCACAATCTGGTTTAATTAATGAAGAAGCATATGACCTGCTCGCTAAAAAAGGGTATACTGTAGTTATGGATCGTTGTATAAAAGTCGAGCATGCTTTAACAAAGTAA
- the parE gene encoding DNA topoisomerase IV subunit B — protein sequence MARKQQFNYNEDAIQVLEGLDAVRKRPGMYIGSTDTRGLHHLVYEIVDNSVDEALAGYGEEIIVTIHKDNSISVQDKGRGMPTGMHKLGKPTPEVILTILHAGGKFGQGGYKTSGGLHGVGASVVNALSEWLTVTIHRDGFIYEQRFENGGKPVTTLEKIGKTKKTGTTIHFKPDATIFSTTVYNYDTLCERLRESAFLLKGFKIELIDKRHDRQDIFHYETGIQAFVSYLNEEKDSLHPVVFFEGIHHNIEVEFAFQFNDGYSETILSFVNNVRTKDGGTHESGAKSAMTRAFNEYARKVSLLKEKDKNLEGTDIREGLGAIVSVRIPEELLQFEGQTKGKLGTSEARSSVDAVISEKLAYFLEENPDVSSLLVKKAIKAAQAREAARKAREDARNGKKRKRQETVLSGKLTPAQSRNPQRNELYLVEGDSAGGSAKQGRDRRFQAVLPLRGKVINTEKAKLQDIFKNEEISTIIHAIGGGVGADFTIDDINYDKIVIMTDADTDGAHIQVLLLTFFYRYMKPLVEAGKVFIALPPLYKVSKGSGKKEVVEYSWSDEELQGAIDKVGRGYMIQRYKGLGEMNADQLWETTMNPETRTLIRVRIDDAARADRRVTTLMGDKVEPRRKWIESNVAFGLEEDPNILDNENVLTVAEEDVQ from the coding sequence ATGGCTCGGAAACAACAATTTAATTATAATGAAGATGCAATTCAAGTACTAGAAGGATTAGATGCCGTTCGTAAACGTCCTGGTATGTATATTGGAAGTACGGATACACGAGGTCTGCATCATTTAGTATATGAAATCGTCGACAACTCTGTCGATGAAGCTCTAGCAGGCTACGGAGAAGAAATTATTGTAACCATTCACAAAGATAATTCAATTTCTGTACAAGATAAAGGTCGAGGTATGCCAACTGGCATGCATAAACTAGGAAAACCAACGCCTGAAGTTATTTTAACCATCTTGCATGCAGGAGGTAAATTCGGACAGGGTGGATATAAAACAAGCGGAGGCTTACACGGAGTAGGTGCATCTGTTGTAAATGCGCTGTCTGAATGGTTGACTGTAACTATTCATAGAGATGGATTTATTTATGAACAGCGTTTTGAAAATGGAGGAAAGCCGGTTACGACGCTAGAAAAAATAGGGAAAACAAAAAAAACGGGAACAACGATTCATTTCAAACCGGATGCCACGATTTTTTCAACAACCGTGTACAATTATGATACGCTTTGTGAACGGCTCCGCGAATCGGCTTTTCTGTTAAAAGGATTCAAAATAGAGTTAATCGATAAAAGGCATGATCGTCAAGATATCTTTCATTATGAAACAGGTATTCAAGCCTTCGTTTCATATTTAAATGAAGAAAAAGATTCACTTCATCCAGTCGTCTTTTTTGAAGGGATTCATCATAATATTGAAGTTGAATTTGCGTTTCAATTTAACGATGGTTATTCTGAAACCATTTTATCATTTGTTAATAATGTTCGTACCAAAGACGGGGGAACGCATGAGTCCGGTGCAAAAAGCGCTATGACGCGTGCGTTTAATGAATACGCCCGTAAAGTAAGCCTGCTAAAAGAAAAAGACAAAAACTTAGAAGGAACGGATATACGAGAAGGATTAGGAGCCATCGTTTCCGTTAGAATACCTGAAGAGTTGCTTCAGTTTGAAGGACAAACCAAAGGAAAGTTAGGTACAAGTGAAGCTCGTTCGTCGGTAGATGCAGTTATTTCTGAAAAACTTGCCTATTTCCTAGAAGAAAATCCAGACGTAAGCTCTCTTCTTGTAAAAAAAGCAATCAAAGCTGCTCAAGCGCGTGAAGCGGCACGTAAGGCGAGAGAAGACGCAAGAAACGGGAAAAAACGAAAGCGTCAAGAAACCGTTCTAAGCGGGAAGTTGACGCCTGCGCAATCAAGAAATCCTCAGCGAAACGAACTGTACCTAGTCGAAGGGGATTCCGCCGGAGGTTCAGCAAAACAAGGAAGGGATCGCCGCTTTCAAGCTGTGCTGCCGCTGCGAGGGAAAGTTATCAATACCGAAAAAGCCAAGCTTCAAGATATTTTTAAAAACGAAGAAATTAGTACGATCATTCACGCGATAGGCGGAGGAGTAGGCGCAGATTTTACAATCGATGATATTAACTACGATAAAATAGTCATCATGACCGATGCGGATACGGATGGGGCTCATATTCAAGTGCTTCTTCTAACGTTTTTCTACCGCTATATGAAACCGCTTGTGGAAGCAGGAAAAGTATTTATTGCTCTTCCACCGCTCTACAAAGTAAGTAAAGGGTCAGGTAAAAAAGAAGTGGTTGAATATTCATGGAGTGACGAAGAGTTGCAAGGTGCTATCGATAAGGTAGGAAGAGGGTATATGATTCAACGCTATAAAGGTCTCGGTGAAATGAACGCAGATCAGCTTTGGGAAACAACAATGAACCCAGAGACGCGTACGCTGATTCGTGTTCGTATTGATGATGCTGCTCGCGCTGATCGTCGTGTGACCACTTTGATGGGCGATAAAGTAGAACCACGCAGAAAATGGATTGAAAGCAACGTAGCGTTTGGATTAGAAGAAGATCCAAATATTTTAGATAATGAAAATGTATTAACGGTCGCAGAGGAGGACGTACAATGA
- a CDS encoding HesB/YadR/YfhF family protein: MKLTVTEAAATWYKDEMMLEGNETIRFFVRYGGCSNVQKGFSLGVNTDSPKNVGVETKVNGLTFFVEDEDLWYFDGHDLTVNYNEETKEPDFHYEA; encoded by the coding sequence ATGAAATTAACAGTAACAGAAGCAGCAGCTACATGGTACAAAGACGAAATGATGCTAGAAGGAAACGAAACAATTCGCTTTTTTGTTCGCTACGGCGGATGCAGCAACGTTCAAAAAGGTTTTTCTTTAGGTGTAAACACAGATTCTCCTAAAAACGTTGGCGTTGAAACAAAAGTTAACGGTTTAACATTTTTCGTAGAAGATGAAGACCTTTGGTACTTTGATGGTCATGATTTGACCGTAAATTATAATGAAGAAACAAAAGAACCTGACTTTCATTACGAAGCGTAA
- a CDS encoding acyl-CoA thioesterase: MLVSKKEIEVRYAETDQMGVVYHANYLVWMEIGRTQFISDLGFSYAQMERDGVLSPVIDIQASYKKPLHYGETAVVHTWVENYDGLRVVYGYEIFNSDEELALTGTSSHVCVKKENFKPISIRRNYPEWHKAYEDAKKQG; this comes from the coding sequence ATGCTAGTATCGAAGAAAGAAATCGAAGTGCGCTATGCAGAAACCGATCAGATGGGCGTTGTGTATCATGCTAACTATTTAGTATGGATGGAAATAGGCCGAACACAGTTTATCAGTGATTTAGGTTTTAGCTATGCACAAATGGAAAGAGACGGTGTGCTGTCGCCAGTTATTGATATACAGGCATCATATAAAAAGCCGCTTCATTATGGCGAGACAGCTGTGGTACATACTTGGGTTGAGAACTATGACGGTCTACGCGTTGTGTACGGATACGAAATTTTTAATTCAGATGAAGAACTTGCGTTAACAGGAACATCGTCACACGTATGTGTAAAAAAAGAAAACTTTAAGCCTATTTCGATTCGCCGTAATTATCCGGAATGGCATAAAGCCTATGAAGACGCCAAAAAGCAGGGTTAA
- a CDS encoding acid-soluble spore protein N — translation MGNPKKQSKSFVPNHIGTQPREAGGNNGKQMQDTSGKHPQVIQTKGE, via the coding sequence ATGGGAAATCCTAAAAAACAAAGCAAAAGTTTTGTTCCGAATCACATCGGCACTCAACCGAGAGAAGCTGGTGGAAATAACGGAAAACAAATGCAAGATACATCCGGCAAGCATCCTCAAGTTATTCAAACCAAAGGTGAATGA
- the tlp gene encoding small acid-soluble spore protein Tlp, with protein sequence MAWNKPNPDDRSDNVEKLQTMVQNTMKNIEEAEEAAVCSTEEERQRIQQKNHNREVSIEAMRSEIKDESEARQNGYEGTI encoded by the coding sequence ATGGCATGGAATAAACCGAATCCAGACGATCGCAGTGATAACGTTGAAAAATTACAAACAATGGTACAAAATACAATGAAAAACATTGAAGAAGCAGAAGAAGCTGCTGTATGCAGCACTGAAGAAGAACGTCAGCGCATTCAGCAAAAAAATCACAATCGCGAAGTAAGCATTGAAGCAATGCGCAGCGAAATAAAAGATGAATCAGAAGCTCGTCAAAATGGTTACGAAGGTACGATTTAA
- the parC gene encoding DNA topoisomerase IV subunit A: MTQTERFLDLPLEDVLGDRFGRYSKYIIQERALPDARDGLKPVQRRILYAMHVDGNTAEKGFRKSAKTVGNVIGNYHPHGDSSVYDAMVRMSQEWKVRNVLIEMHGNNGSIDGDPPAAMRYTEARLSSIAAELLRDIDKQTVEFVSNFDDTSSEPTVLPAMFPNLLVNGSTGISAGYATELPPHHLGEVIDATIMRIDKPTCTIEELMTAIQGPDFPTGGIIQGVDGIKKAYETGKGKIIIRGKTEVESIRGGKQQIVITEIPFEVNKANLVKKMDELRLDKKVEGIAEVRDETDRTGLRIVVELKKDANAQGVLHFLYKNTDLQVPYNFNMVAIAKKRPKLMSLANILDAYIDHQKEVVTNRSKYELQKAREREHIVAGLIKALSILDEVIATIRASKDKRDAKNNLIGKYEFTEPQAEAIVSLQLYRLTNTDITALQAEAEELGAKINELEEILHSEKKLFNVIKKELRRVKKQYSTERRSKIEAEIEEIKINLEVMVPSEEVMVTVTKDGYVKRTSLRSYAASNGQDFGMKDTDRILAKYEINTTETLLIFTNKGNYLYMPVHELPDIRWKDMGQHIMNIVPIDKEEQIVRAIPVKEFKENQYLLFFTKNGMVKKSELLQYKAQRYSKALVAVNLKGDDEVVDVYQTDGKKQVFIATRSGYGLRFREEEINIVGTRASGVKGINLKDDDYVVSGVIFDEDEALSTELFIATQRGAVKKTKIAEFEESARAKRGLVMVRELKSNPHQIAKVKVISKEHYMIVESSKGQIEQVDPSTMRASDRYSNGSFVLDQSEAGNLVDMWLEEK, encoded by the coding sequence ATGACACAAACAGAACGCTTTTTAGATTTACCTCTTGAGGATGTACTAGGCGACCGTTTTGGTCGATACAGTAAATATATTATTCAAGAGCGTGCACTGCCGGATGCAAGAGACGGGTTAAAACCCGTTCAGCGTCGTATTTTATATGCAATGCACGTAGATGGAAATACAGCAGAAAAAGGGTTTCGTAAGTCAGCCAAAACTGTAGGAAACGTAATTGGTAACTATCACCCTCATGGTGATTCATCTGTATATGATGCCATGGTTCGAATGAGTCAAGAATGGAAAGTTAGAAATGTATTAATCGAAATGCACGGAAACAACGGAAGTATTGATGGAGATCCCCCAGCAGCAATGCGTTATACAGAAGCTCGCCTTTCATCGATTGCTGCAGAACTTCTACGAGATATTGACAAACAAACGGTTGAGTTTGTGTCTAACTTCGATGATACAAGCAGCGAACCAACTGTGTTACCAGCTATGTTTCCTAACTTGCTAGTGAATGGATCCACGGGTATTTCAGCTGGTTATGCTACAGAACTTCCTCCTCATCATTTAGGTGAAGTAATTGACGCAACGATCATGCGAATTGATAAACCAACGTGTACAATTGAAGAATTAATGACGGCTATCCAAGGTCCTGATTTTCCTACAGGGGGAATCATTCAAGGTGTAGACGGGATTAAGAAAGCCTACGAGACAGGTAAAGGGAAAATTATTATTCGCGGAAAAACGGAAGTGGAGTCCATTCGCGGCGGAAAACAGCAAATTGTCATTACGGAAATTCCGTTTGAAGTAAACAAAGCCAACCTTGTGAAGAAAATGGATGAGCTTCGTTTAGATAAAAAAGTGGAAGGTATTGCTGAAGTTCGCGATGAAACGGATCGTACGGGTCTGCGCATCGTAGTAGAATTAAAAAAAGACGCAAATGCTCAAGGAGTACTTCACTTCCTTTATAAAAATACGGATCTGCAAGTACCGTATAATTTTAACATGGTTGCCATTGCTAAAAAGCGACCAAAGCTTATGAGTTTGGCTAACATTCTTGATGCTTATATTGATCATCAAAAAGAAGTAGTAACAAATCGTTCTAAATACGAACTGCAAAAAGCACGTGAACGTGAACATATTGTAGCGGGATTGATTAAGGCACTGTCGATTTTAGATGAAGTTATTGCGACGATTAGAGCTTCTAAAGATAAGCGCGACGCTAAAAATAATTTAATTGGCAAATATGAATTTACAGAACCTCAAGCAGAAGCGATTGTGTCGCTTCAATTATACCGTTTGACAAACACGGACATTACAGCTCTACAAGCAGAAGCTGAAGAGCTAGGTGCTAAAATTAACGAGTTAGAAGAAATCTTACATAGCGAGAAAAAACTTTTTAATGTAATCAAAAAAGAATTACGCCGTGTAAAAAAGCAATACAGTACAGAACGCCGCTCAAAAATTGAAGCGGAAATCGAAGAGATTAAAATTAATCTAGAAGTGATGGTTCCATCTGAAGAAGTGATGGTAACAGTCACAAAAGACGGATATGTAAAACGAACAAGTCTTCGTTCTTACGCCGCGTCTAACGGGCAAGACTTCGGTATGAAAGATACGGACCGAATTTTAGCCAAGTATGAAATTAATACAACCGAAACGCTGCTCATCTTCACAAACAAAGGGAATTATTTATATATGCCAGTGCACGAACTTCCTGATATCAGGTGGAAAGACATGGGTCAGCATATCATGAACATTGTTCCAATTGATAAAGAAGAGCAGATTGTACGAGCGATACCGGTAAAAGAATTTAAAGAAAATCAGTATCTGCTTTTCTTTACGAAAAATGGTATGGTCAAAAAATCAGAATTACTTCAATATAAAGCACAGCGCTACTCCAAAGCTCTTGTCGCCGTTAATTTAAAAGGCGATGATGAAGTAGTGGACGTATATCAAACGGATGGTAAAAAACAAGTGTTTATTGCCACTCGCTCTGGCTACGGACTGCGTTTCCGGGAAGAAGAAATTAATATTGTAGGAACTCGCGCTTCTGGTGTAAAAGGAATTAACTTAAAAGACGATGATTATGTTGTAAGCGGCGTTATCTTCGATGAAGATGAAGCTCTATCAACTGAATTATTTATCGCCACGCAGCGAGGAGCTGTGAAAAAGACAAAAATTGCTGAGTTTGAAGAATCAGCACGAGCAAAACGAGGGCTAGTGATGGTCCGAGAACTAAAATCTAATCCGCATCAAATTGCAAAAGTAAAAGTAATCTCTAAAGAACATTACATGATAGTGGAATCATCTAAAGGTCAAATCGAGCAGGTTGATCCATCTACAATGCGAGCTAGTGACCGATATAGCAACGGTTCATTCGTATTGGACCAAAGCGAAGCTGGCAATTTAGTTGATATGTGGCTGGAAGAAAAATAA